One part of the Candidatus Equadaptatus faecalis genome encodes these proteins:
- a CDS encoding putative DNA binding domain-containing protein translates to MMGFGIETETLEFKKTTAETKEAINSICAILNKHGKGEVYFGIASGGKIIGQTVTEQTLRDIGIAISNAIAPKIYPEISCVTIEDKNCIRIKFEGVEQPYYANGKAKIRVADSDLDMSPSELERYILNKNSFADKWENKISNTDIEAVDEKLLKRYLDKAKDKKRINLEYTDKKTVLNKLFLTLDGKLLNAGKVLFCESEMAELQMAIFATGERLTFNDIKRMHGDIFTLIDAAELYVRSNINWKVKFDGSMQRKEIPEIPVEALREAIVNSFCHKNYAVMEANEVAIFKDRIEIYNPGSFPSGYQPEDFIKASERPVRRNPLIAQILYYSQDAENFGTGLKRIVQSCSEAGIKVEFKTTKAGFVSVFYRPQDVSGGKLSGKSDDKQEALENSKMLATSRISEQEDIRNSVEAGGKSGDKLTGKLNLQNIDRKILSLCCEKDISATEIAKELGYTKANSYIRGKIAMLRENGLLEYTIPDKPNSRLQKYKRTVSS, encoded by the coding sequence ATGATGGGATTTGGAATTGAAACAGAGACGCTTGAATTCAAAAAAACGACAGCCGAAACAAAAGAGGCTATAAATTCCATTTGTGCCATACTAAACAAGCACGGGAAGGGTGAAGTGTACTTTGGCATAGCATCAGGAGGCAAAATTATTGGACAGACAGTAACGGAACAAACACTGCGTGATATAGGCATTGCCATAAGCAATGCGATAGCGCCTAAAATTTATCCTGAAATATCATGTGTCACGATAGAAGACAAAAACTGCATCCGCATAAAATTTGAAGGAGTCGAACAGCCCTATTACGCAAACGGAAAAGCAAAAATAAGAGTTGCCGACAGCGATTTGGATATGTCGCCAAGCGAACTTGAAAGATATATTCTGAATAAAAACAGCTTTGCAGACAAGTGGGAAAACAAAATTTCCAATACAGATATTGAAGCTGTAGATGAGAAGTTGTTAAAACGCTATCTTGACAAAGCTAAAGACAAAAAACGCATAAATCTAGAATATACAGACAAGAAAACTGTTTTAAATAAATTGTTCCTTACGTTGGACGGAAAACTGCTTAATGCCGGAAAAGTGTTGTTTTGCGAAAGTGAAATGGCAGAATTGCAAATGGCAATATTTGCTACGGGCGAAAGATTGACGTTTAACGATATAAAACGTATGCACGGCGATATATTTACGCTGATAGACGCGGCGGAATTGTATGTCCGCAGCAATATCAACTGGAAAGTAAAATTTGACGGATCAATGCAGAGAAAAGAAATTCCAGAAATACCGGTTGAAGCATTAAGGGAAGCCATAGTGAATTCATTCTGCCATAAGAATTACGCTGTTATGGAAGCCAATGAAGTGGCAATCTTCAAAGACAGAATAGAAATTTACAATCCGGGCAGCTTTCCAAGCGGTTACCAACCGGAAGATTTTATAAAAGCCAGTGAACGTCCCGTGAGAAGAAATCCGCTTATAGCGCAGATACTATACTACTCGCAGGATGCGGAAAACTTTGGTACCGGACTTAAACGCATAGTTCAAAGCTGCTCTGAAGCAGGAATAAAAGTTGAATTTAAAACAACAAAAGCCGGATTCGTATCAGTATTTTATAGACCGCAAGACGTATCTGGTGGCAAGTTGAGTGGCAAGTCGGATGACAAGCAAGAAGCCTTAGAAAACAGCAAAATGCTTGCAACTTCAAGGATTTCCGAACAAGAGGATATTCGGAATTCCGTTGAAGCAGGTGGCAAGTCGGGTGACAAGTTGACCGGCAAGTTAAATTTACAGAATATTGACAGAAAAATTTTATCGTTGTGTTGTGAAAAAGATATATCGGCAACAGAAATTGCCAAAGAACTTGGATATACAAAAGCAAACAGCTACATTCGAGGGAAAATAGCTATGCTTCGCGAAAACGGACTGCTGGAATATACAATACCGGACAAACCGAACAGCCGTTTGCAAAAATACAAACGCACGGTATCTTCTTAG
- a CDS encoding helix-turn-helix transcriptional regulator, producing MLGERIKDFRTAVRMTQEELAEKLFVSVGYISEIETGKKSPSLQLLVQIIDLLGCSPNELFEYKEKEDKCERCSFKNNDNTVSETLELLTKLGPDEKFKVYSYVKDQFFISEVKAKR from the coding sequence ATGCTTGGAGAGAGAATTAAGGACTTCAGAACGGCTGTGAGAATGACTCAGGAAGAGCTTGCAGAGAAATTGTTTGTGTCCGTGGGCTATATTTCTGAAATTGAAACAGGAAAGAAAAGTCCGTCGCTTCAGCTTCTTGTCCAGATTATCGATCTGCTCGGCTGTTCGCCGAATGAATTGTTTGAATACAAGGAAAAAGAGGACAAGTGCGAACGGTGCAGTTTCAAAAATAATGACAATACTGTTTCGGAAACGCTTGAGCTTTTGACAAAGCTGGGACCCGATGAGAAATTCAAAGTTTACAGCTACGTAAAGGATCAGTTCTTTATTTCAGAGGTCAAGGCAAAAAGATAA
- a CDS encoding serine/threonine protein kinase, whose protein sequence is MAEFSQGDRIPVKQGGETKILCKLGEGGQGIVYRVEYQGKQYALKWYFAGKMKEPKQFYKNIESNIKIGAPSPVFLWPEFITEEYNGSFGYLMALRPSGYEEFGSFLLAKSHFKSLHAVVNAALSIVNGFRELHRKGLSYQDLNDGNFFINPENGDVLICDNDNVAPYGVNLGIAGKCRYMAPEVVTGKKVPDKHTDQFSLAVVLFMMLFLNHPLEGSGTSVACMSEEFERKFYGTDPVFIFDDSGANKPVQGVHRNAIKLWPVYPKFIQDAFKKSFSKEFMTGADSTHRILENEWQKLFVKLRDITVSCPHCGSGTFLDVNAAEPTCINCGKKMPKTFALKIKGGLIDNTVALYPHSKLYKCHTDSSNDNDYKEIVGEVLLGKSTPVKLGLKNLSGNSWTVELNDGSSVTLENGKTVVLGSGLKFKFNSSVNGEVILTN, encoded by the coding sequence ATGGCGGAATTTAGTCAGGGAGACAGAATTCCCGTTAAGCAGGGCGGAGAAACCAAAATTCTCTGCAAGCTTGGCGAGGGAGGTCAGGGTATTGTCTACAGAGTGGAATATCAAGGCAAACAGTATGCGCTGAAGTGGTATTTTGCAGGGAAGATGAAGGAACCCAAACAATTTTACAAGAACATTGAGAGCAATATAAAAATCGGCGCGCCTTCTCCTGTATTTCTCTGGCCGGAATTTATTACGGAGGAATATAACGGCAGTTTCGGCTATCTTATGGCGCTGAGACCAAGCGGATATGAAGAATTCGGCTCATTCCTTCTTGCCAAAAGTCATTTCAAATCGCTGCATGCGGTTGTTAATGCGGCGCTGTCTATCGTCAACGGTTTCAGGGAACTGCACCGCAAAGGGTTGAGTTATCAGGATTTGAACGATGGCAACTTCTTTATAAATCCTGAAAACGGCGATGTACTTATCTGCGACAACGACAATGTAGCCCCGTACGGCGTAAATCTTGGTATTGCGGGAAAATGCCGCTATATGGCGCCTGAAGTTGTAACCGGCAAAAAAGTCCCGGACAAGCACACCGACCAGTTCTCGCTTGCAGTAGTGCTGTTTATGATGCTGTTTCTCAATCACCCTCTGGAAGGTTCAGGAACATCCGTGGCCTGTATGTCGGAGGAATTTGAAAGAAAATTCTATGGCACAGACCCCGTATTTATATTTGACGACAGCGGAGCAAATAAGCCTGTTCAGGGCGTTCACAGAAACGCGATAAAGCTTTGGCCGGTATATCCAAAATTCATACAGGATGCGTTCAAAAAATCGTTCAGCAAAGAATTTATGACCGGAGCAGATTCAACTCACAGGATTCTTGAAAACGAGTGGCAGAAACTCTTTGTGAAACTCAGAGACATAACCGTAAGCTGCCCGCACTGCGGCTCAGGAACTTTCTTGGACGTAAACGCTGCCGAGCCGACCTGCATAAACTGCGGCAAAAAAATGCCGAAAACCTTTGCACTGAAAATAAAAGGCGGATTGATTGACAACACGGTAGCGCTGTATCCGCACAGCAAACTTTACAAATGCCATACGGACAGTTCCAATGACAACGACTACAAAGAAATTGTCGGAGAAGTGCTGCTCGGCAAATCAACGCCGGTGAAACTTGGCTTGAAAAATCTGTCAGGCAACAGCTGGACGGTAGAGTTAAACGACGGAAGCAGCGTAACTTTGGAAAACGGCAAAACAGTCGTACTAGGCTCTGGCTTGAAATTCAAATTCAACAGCAGTGTGAACGGCGAAGTAATTCTGACAAACTAA